From the Solanum stenotomum isolate F172 chromosome 4, ASM1918654v1, whole genome shotgun sequence genome, one window contains:
- the LOC125862972 gene encoding serine carboxypeptidase-like 11 has product MFHLLFLFTLFLHVQSVPQNSSIVEYLPGFDGPLPFYLQTGYIGVGKSEEVQLFYYFVKSESDPSQDPLLLWLTGGPGCSSFSGLAYEVGPLEFGQKAYNGSLPILVSSPYSWTKFASILFLEQPVNTGFSYATTSAYECTDLQACDHVYEFLRKWFVNHPEFISNPFYVSGDSYSGITIPVIIQLISNGIEAGKEPLINLKGYSLGNPITFFEESNYQIPYSHGMGLISDELYESLNEFCKGDYINIDPTNKQCVENFKMFENLVSGINVAHILEPECGTDTDFHPPQSSNERRSLEEDFICQESRIATNKLATYWANDPRVQEALHVRKDTIRRPWTRCKQTIAYTSYKVTFKNSIPYHVNLSSKGYRSLIYSGDHDMVVPFQSTQAWIKYLNYSIIGEWRPWMVDGQVGGYTKSYSNHMTYATIKGGGHTAPEYKREESFHMFKRWIAQQPL; this is encoded by the exons atgtttcatcttctttttctttttactttatttCTACATGTACAAAGTGTTCCTCAGAATAGCTCAATTGTTGAATATCTTCCTGGTTTTGATGGCCCTCTTCCTTTTTATCTCCAGACTGG ATACATCGGAGTTGGCAAATCGGAAGAAGTGCaactattttattactttgttaAATCAGAATCCGACCCGAGTCAAGATCCGCTCTTGCTATGGCTAACCGGAGGGCCCGGTTGCTCATCCTTCTCGGGGTTAGCATACGAAGTAG gtCCATTGGAGTTTGGCCAAAAGGCATACAATGGAAGCCTACCAATTCTTGTTTCAAGTCCATATTCATGGACTAAG TTTGCGAGCATATTGTTTTTGGAGCAACCTGTTAATACTGGGTTCTCGTATGCAACAACTTCCGCATACGAGTGTACTGATCTACAAGCATGTGATCACGTCTATGAATTTCTAAGAAAG TGGTTTGTTAATCATCCAGAATTCATTTCGAACCCTTTCTATGTTTCTGGAGACTCATATTCAGGCATTACAATTCCAGTTATTATTCAACTAATATCAAATG GAATTGAAGCAGGCAAAGAGCCATTAATCAATCTTAAG GGCTATTCACTTGGAAATCCAATAACATTTTTTGAGGAATCCAATTACCAAATTCCTTACTCTCATGGTATGGGGCTAATATCCGACGAACTTTATGAG TCGTTGAACGAATTTTGCAAAGGCGATTACATAAACATAGACCCTACCAACAAACAATGtgttgaaaactttaaaatgttCGAGAAT CTTGTGAGTGGTATAAATGTTGCGCATATACTAGAGCCTGAATGTGGAACAGACACTGATTTCCACCCACCCCAATCGTCTAATGAAAGAAGGTCTCTTGAAGAGGATTTCATCTGTCAAGAAAGTCGT atCGCCACAAACAAGCTCGCCACTTATTGGGCAAATGACCCGAGAGTTCAAGAAGCTCTCCATGTTAGAAAG GATACTATAAGAAGACCATGGACGAGATGTAAGCAAACTATTGCGTATACAAGTTACAAAGTTACTTTCAAGAATAGTATACCTTACCATGTAAATCTTAGTTCAAAAGGTTATCGATCACTTATATACAG CGGTGATCATGACATGGTTGTTCCTTTCCAATCGACACAAGCATGGATAAAGTATCtaaattattcaattattgGTGAGTGGCGTCCATGGATGGTTGATGGACAAGTTGGAGG TTACACAAAGTCTTACTCGAATCATATGACATACGCAACAATAAAG GGAGGAGGGCACACAGCTCCAGAGTACAAGCGTGAAGAGAGCTTTCATATGTTTAAAAGATGGATAGCACAACAAcctttgtaa